The following are encoded together in the Gammaproteobacteria bacterium genome:
- a CDS encoding 5'-nucleotidase — protein sequence MPAELGNKLVIAISSRALFDLDQSHEVFERDGLEAYQRYQIEHEDQVLAPGDAFLLVQKLLGLNARLKGEARVEVILLSRNSADTGLRVFNSIQHYGLAITRAAFCAGQSPYRYVGAFGCHLFLSTEAEDVRQALEQGVAAATFLPSRASSESVEQLRFAFDGDAVLFSDEAEQIYKSQGLEAFTRSEQQAAKQPLSGGPFKAFLSALQQLQHEFPQDQCPIRTALVTARSAPAHERVVRTLRAWGIRIDESLFLGGLNKSEFLRAYGADVFFDDQRLHCDSASEHVPTGHVPHGIANR from the coding sequence ATGCCAGCGGAACTCGGAAACAAGCTCGTCATCGCCATCTCCTCGCGCGCCCTGTTCGATCTCGACCAGAGTCACGAGGTATTCGAGCGCGACGGCCTCGAGGCTTACCAGCGCTACCAGATTGAACACGAGGACCAGGTGCTCGCTCCGGGCGATGCATTTCTGCTGGTGCAGAAACTGCTCGGCCTGAACGCACGTCTGAAGGGTGAGGCGCGGGTCGAGGTGATCCTGCTGTCACGCAACAGTGCCGATACCGGTTTGCGCGTGTTCAACAGCATCCAGCATTACGGGCTGGCGATCACGCGCGCGGCGTTCTGCGCCGGCCAGAGCCCTTATCGCTATGTCGGTGCTTTCGGCTGCCACCTGTTCCTGTCGACCGAGGCCGAGGACGTACGCCAGGCCCTCGAGCAGGGAGTGGCCGCGGCGACCTTTCTGCCCTCGCGCGCCAGCAGCGAATCGGTAGAGCAGCTGCGTTTCGCCTTCGACGGCGACGCAGTGCTGTTTTCCGATGAAGCCGAGCAGATCTACAAGAGCCAGGGGCTGGAAGCGTTCACCCGCAGTGAACAGCAGGCCGCGAAGCAGCCGCTCAGCGGGGGTCCGTTCAAGGCCTTCCTCTCGGCTTTGCAGCAGCTGCAGCACGAGTTCCCGCAGGATCAGTGCCCGATCCGTACCGCACTGGTCACGGCGCGTTCGGCTCCCGCGCACGAGCGCGTGGTGCGTACGCTTCGCGCCTGGGGGATCCGTATCGACGAGTCGCTGTTTCTCGGTGGTCTCAACAAGTCGGAATTCCTGCGCGCCTATGGCGCCGATGTGTTTTTCGACGACCAGCGCCTGCATTGTGATTCCGCCAGTGAACACGTGCCCACCGGACATGTGCCGCATGGCATCGCGAACCGCTGA
- a CDS encoding TonB-dependent receptor produces MSQLELNRKTLSLIVAGAAALMMAEGAVAQKAGLEEMVVTAQKREQDIQDVPISMTAIGGEALRTRGIDGIATINGIAPNVTFRESPSSSLISIVSIRGSTAGQPAIWMDPPIGMYLDGVYLSKSQGSVFGIVDLERIEVLRGPQGTLFGRNTEGGAINFITRKPSGELSGSVGLEYGRFNNTVARGNVDLPQMGMLSTSFSYRKVDRDEIIENDTPGVEDLGELDEEAYRFAAKLDITDKLQANYAYDHSEADNTSPAITAASLVGWQGSSPFYQGFASFIESDFPNSIATNPDRPLFNKSDIDGHALTLAYDVNEHNQIKYIGAYREVDFDDGNDIDGAPISFTTVPFGPNLYFQRHTNISTTSHEIQWVGDIDRLNYVLGYYYYEDEGDTWGPQDFFGSTARDDYGADTKASAWFMQFDYELTDKLTATVGFRQTEEEKSGYTRRFNTDGFNGPRTGAFVINVSGYKAQWNSDTPVFALRYALTDDLSLYARAAKGFKSGGFSSELTDPVSLLMPFDPEEAWTYEAGIKASLFDNRAKVSAAVFRNEITDFQTTQLIPGGTGSSSFVTNAGEATYQGIELEGTFLVSDGWTVQFGYGYLDAEFGEFMDNPIDFDPVSGNYFTNSSAALIDTGSNRVAPYAPEHTLNLNLDGRLAQTEIGELRLIVDYTFISSNYLYAANKSLDAPNAGGQYLADLVEIPDAPMLNARLLLSGIPMGCCAGEAQVSIFGRNLTDFDDRQPAIDFGGFIDASWPTPRTYGVAVDYSW; encoded by the coding sequence ATGAGCCAACTTGAATTGAACCGCAAGACTCTGAGTTTGATCGTTGCCGGTGCGGCCGCGCTGATGATGGCAGAGGGCGCTGTAGCCCAGAAAGCCGGCCTCGAGGAAATGGTGGTCACGGCGCAGAAGCGCGAACAGGATATCCAGGACGTGCCTATTTCCATGACGGCCATAGGCGGAGAGGCACTGCGGACCCGAGGCATCGACGGAATCGCAACCATCAACGGGATCGCTCCCAACGTCACCTTCCGCGAGTCCCCTTCCAGCAGCCTGATCTCCATCGTCAGCATCCGCGGCAGCACGGCCGGCCAACCGGCGATCTGGATGGACCCTCCGATAGGCATGTACCTCGATGGCGTATATTTGAGCAAGTCCCAGGGCAGCGTGTTCGGCATCGTCGATCTGGAGCGTATCGAGGTGCTGCGCGGCCCGCAGGGCACGCTGTTTGGCCGCAATACCGAGGGCGGCGCGATCAACTTCATCACCCGCAAGCCCTCGGGCGAACTGAGCGGCTCGGTGGGTCTGGAGTACGGCCGCTTCAACAACACCGTTGCGCGCGGGAACGTCGATCTGCCGCAGATGGGCATGCTGAGTACCAGCTTCAGTTACCGCAAGGTAGACCGTGACGAAATCATCGAAAACGATACTCCCGGTGTCGAAGACTTGGGCGAGTTGGACGAAGAGGCCTACCGCTTCGCCGCGAAGCTGGACATCACCGACAAACTTCAGGCCAATTACGCCTATGACCACTCCGAGGCGGACAACACGTCGCCGGCCATCACGGCCGCGTCCTTGGTCGGCTGGCAGGGTTCGTCGCCGTTCTACCAGGGTTTTGCGTCATTCATCGAGTCCGATTTCCCCAACTCCATCGCGACCAACCCGGACCGGCCGTTGTTCAACAAAAGTGACATCGATGGGCATGCGCTGACGCTCGCCTATGACGTCAATGAGCACAACCAGATCAAGTACATCGGTGCCTACCGCGAGGTGGACTTCGACGACGGCAATGACATCGACGGCGCGCCCATCAGCTTCACCACGGTGCCCTTTGGCCCGAACCTGTACTTCCAGCGCCACACGAACATCTCGACCACATCGCACGAGATCCAGTGGGTGGGCGACATTGACCGCCTGAATTATGTGCTCGGCTACTACTACTACGAGGACGAAGGTGATACGTGGGGACCGCAGGACTTTTTCGGCAGTACGGCGCGTGACGATTACGGTGCGGATACCAAGGCGAGTGCCTGGTTCATGCAGTTCGATTACGAGCTCACGGACAAGCTCACCGCGACCGTGGGTTTCCGTCAGACCGAGGAGGAGAAGAGCGGCTACACGCGCCGCTTCAACACAGACGGCTTCAATGGTCCGCGAACGGGTGCGTTCGTGATAAATGTCTCGGGTTACAAGGCGCAGTGGAATAGCGACACGCCGGTATTCGCACTGCGGTACGCGCTGACCGATGACCTGAGCCTTTATGCACGCGCGGCCAAGGGCTTCAAGAGTGGTGGCTTCAGCTCGGAACTGACCGATCCGGTAAGCTTGCTGATGCCCTTCGATCCCGAGGAGGCATGGACCTACGAGGCCGGCATCAAGGCTTCACTGTTCGACAACCGCGCCAAAGTTTCCGCAGCGGTGTTCCGCAACGAGATCACCGATTTTCAAACCACTCAGCTGATACCGGGAGGTACCGGTTCCTCCTCCTTTGTTACCAACGCGGGTGAGGCGACCTACCAGGGCATCGAACTGGAGGGCACGTTTCTGGTCAGCGATGGATGGACCGTGCAGTTCGGCTATGGTTACCTCGACGCCGAGTTTGGCGAATTCATGGACAACCCGATCGACTTCGACCCCGTGAGCGGTAATTACTTCACCAACTCCTCGGCCGCGCTGATCGACACCGGCAGCAACCGGGTCGCGCCCTACGCGCCCGAGCATACGCTGAACCTGAACCTCGACGGTCGGCTGGCTCAGACAGAGATCGGTGAACTGCGCCTGATAGTGGATTACACGTTCATCTCCTCCAACTACCTCTACGCGGCCAACAAGTCGCTGGACGCCCCCAATGCGGGCGGCCAGTACCTGGCCGACCTCGTTGAAATACCCGATGCGCCCATGCTCAACGCGCGATTGCTGCTGTCCGGCATTCCTATGGGTTGTTGCGCCGGGGAGGCGCAGGTCTCGATCTTCGGACGTAATCTCACCGATTTCGACGACCGCCAGCCTGCGATCGACTTCGGCGGTTTCATCGATGCCAGCTGGCCTACGCCGCGTACCTATGGCGTGGCTGTCGATTACAGTTGGTGA
- a CDS encoding FAD-dependent oxidoreductase — translation MMVREETYDVVVVGTGAGGLFAALRAACLGKSVLVLEKGAQFGGTSAKSGASLWIPNNDLMAAVGTTDSREEAFEYLRTLIDDQISDQQIHTYIDNAPQMLRFLAEASPVQFIAVEGYADYYPDLPGWKSGGRALDALPIDGRPMGKSLYDMVETPRQSKAMGMVAMSIVEGSAILATVPGWKKILARIFLKYFLDIPGRLRGARDRRLTQGNALIGGLWMALRERGVPLWLNAPVKELIREGDRVTGLMVERDGQQAVRVLARSGVVIAAGGFEANQAMREQYLPQPTSAQWSAGNPHNTGDLIRQAMDLGAAVKLMDEAWWAPVFKVDGFEQNFVLFSEKSKPGLILVDQAGKRFMNEAITYNSYGEEFYGARSQGHDCIPAFAIFDSRYRKNYMFGPLLQRSYTPDWVHRRLFQRGLMVKADTLRELALKLDIDPAGLEASAARMKGYAQQGSDEEFHRGDNDHDRYYGDPSVTPNPCLAAIDEPPFYGARIYPGDIGTKGGLVTNTNAQVLDQAGNVIRGLYAIGNSSASIMGTKYPGAGCTLGPAMTFAYLAVNHIAASED, via the coding sequence ATGATGGTTCGGGAAGAAACCTACGATGTGGTAGTGGTCGGCACCGGTGCAGGTGGGTTGTTTGCTGCACTGCGCGCCGCTTGCCTGGGGAAGTCGGTATTGGTGCTGGAGAAAGGAGCCCAATTTGGCGGCACGTCGGCCAAATCAGGAGCGAGCCTGTGGATTCCCAACAATGATCTCATGGCAGCAGTGGGTACCACCGATTCCCGCGAAGAGGCGTTCGAATACCTGCGTACCCTGATCGACGATCAGATCAGTGATCAGCAGATCCACACCTACATCGATAACGCGCCGCAAATGCTCCGTTTCCTGGCCGAGGCGTCCCCCGTGCAATTCATCGCGGTTGAGGGATACGCCGATTACTACCCGGATTTGCCGGGCTGGAAGTCGGGTGGGCGCGCACTGGATGCATTGCCGATAGATGGCCGCCCCATGGGAAAGTCGCTTTACGATATGGTGGAGACGCCGCGCCAGTCCAAGGCCATGGGCATGGTGGCGATGAGTATTGTCGAGGGGTCGGCGATTCTGGCGACCGTTCCGGGCTGGAAAAAAATTCTCGCCAGGATATTCCTGAAGTATTTCCTGGATATTCCGGGGCGACTGCGCGGCGCCAGGGACCGGCGACTCACCCAGGGCAATGCGCTGATAGGTGGCCTGTGGATGGCGCTGCGCGAGCGCGGCGTGCCCCTGTGGCTCAATGCGCCGGTGAAGGAACTGATTCGCGAGGGCGATCGCGTCACGGGATTGATGGTGGAGCGCGACGGGCAGCAAGCCGTGCGTGTCCTGGCCCGCTCCGGCGTGGTGATCGCCGCCGGTGGGTTCGAAGCCAATCAGGCCATGCGCGAACAGTACCTGCCGCAACCCACCAGCGCACAGTGGAGCGCTGGCAATCCGCACAACACTGGCGACCTGATTCGCCAGGCGATGGATCTGGGCGCCGCAGTGAAACTGATGGATGAAGCCTGGTGGGCGCCGGTATTCAAGGTGGATGGCTTCGAACAGAATTTTGTGCTGTTTTCGGAAAAATCCAAACCGGGATTGATACTGGTCGACCAGGCTGGCAAGCGGTTCATGAACGAGGCCATCACCTACAACAGTTACGGGGAGGAGTTCTACGGCGCTCGCAGCCAGGGCCATGACTGCATTCCCGCCTTCGCCATCTTCGACAGTCGCTACCGCAAGAATTACATGTTCGGTCCCCTGCTGCAGCGCTCGTATACGCCGGACTGGGTGCATCGCCGGTTGTTCCAGCGCGGACTGATGGTGAAGGCCGACACGCTGCGGGAACTGGCGCTGAAGCTCGATATCGATCCGGCGGGGCTGGAGGCCTCGGCCGCACGCATGAAGGGTTATGCACAGCAGGGTAGTGACGAGGAGTTTCACCGTGGCGACAACGATCACGATCGCTATTACGGCGATCCATCGGTAACCCCCAATCCCTGCCTGGCCGCGATCGATGAGCCGCCCTTTTATGGCGCGAGAATTTATCCCGGGGATATCGGCACCAAGGGTGGCTTGGTGACCAATACCAATGCGCAGGTGCTGGACCAGGCGGGTAATGTCATCCGGGGACTCTATGCCATCGGTAACAGTTCCGCCTCGATCATGGGCACCAAGTATCCCGGCGCCGGCTGTACGCTGGGTCCGGCCATGACGTTTGCTTATCTCGCCGTCAACCATATCGCTGCGAGCGAGGACTGA